A region from the Aquimarina sp. ERC-38 genome encodes:
- a CDS encoding DUF302 domain-containing protein: MKTTLNLIVLSLVFIISCKEDDSTDPDPTPEPIVVPGLTFAPSNQSFFVADLAISQALESAEPVSVLAAVNHRNNASSVGKELRNTKVFIFGNPMLGTALMQANQLVGLDLPQKLFLWEDAQDSVRVGFNNVAYLQARHGLQDLPQLEAINGALNNFATLISNGVVVSNDADTIEVGEGIITKESTNSFEDTYNTLVGAIEGNENLRLVATLDHQANAESIGEELNPTRLIIFGNPNLGTPLMQNSQSTGIDLPQKFLVWEDADGNVKISYNDPAYLVKRHGITDNDDTLATITGALNNLSNAAAGL, encoded by the coding sequence ATGAAAACAACTTTGAATTTAATAGTACTTTCTTTAGTATTTATAATTTCTTGTAAAGAAGATGATTCAACAGATCCTGATCCTACTCCGGAACCAATCGTGGTGCCAGGTTTGACCTTTGCTCCTTCTAATCAAAGCTTCTTTGTAGCAGATTTAGCCATATCTCAGGCACTGGAATCAGCAGAACCTGTTTCGGTTTTAGCAGCTGTAAATCATAGAAATAATGCATCTTCTGTAGGGAAGGAGTTACGAAATACCAAAGTTTTTATTTTTGGAAACCCAATGCTAGGCACTGCTTTAATGCAGGCAAACCAATTAGTAGGTTTAGACTTGCCTCAAAAATTATTTTTATGGGAAGATGCCCAAGATAGTGTGAGGGTAGGTTTTAACAATGTTGCTTATTTACAAGCAAGACATGGTTTGCAGGATCTTCCGCAACTAGAAGCTATTAATGGGGCTTTAAATAATTTTGCTACGCTTATAAGTAATGGAGTAGTAGTATCAAATGATGCTGATACGATTGAAGTAGGTGAAGGTATTATTACGAAAGAAAGCACAAATTCTTTTGAAGATACTTATAATACACTGGTAGGTGCCATAGAAGGAAATGAAAATTTAAGACTGGTAGCAACCTTAGATCATCAGGCAAATGCTGAAAGTATTGGAGAAGAATTAAATCCGACCCGCTTAATTATATTCGGAAATCCTAATCTAGGTACTCCTTTAATGCAAAACTCACAATCTACAGGGATTGATTTACCACAGAAATTTTTAGTTTGGGAAGATGCTGATGGAAATGTAAAAATTTCATACAACGATCCAGCTTATTTAGTAAAAAGACATGGTATTACAGATAATGACGATACTCTAGCTACCATTACTGGTGCATTGAACAATCTATCAAATGCTGCGGCTGGGTTGTAG